Proteins encoded within one genomic window of Clostridia bacterium:
- the glgP gene encoding alpha-glucan family phosphorylase, with translation MYLLGRITVTAVLPERLKRLKDIAYNLWWSWNSEAIDLYREIDLALWERLGKNPVRFLQEVSQKKLEQVLNNPDYLRRYDEIVLKFDSYMNNTNTWFSKTYPGKQNHIIAYFSAEYGLNEVLPIYSGGLGVLSGDHCKSASDLGIPFVPIGLFYKQGYFSQHINHDGWQETRFTNLNVSQLPILPALNANGDQIYISMELPGRLVYAKVWQVKVGRVTLYLLDTDVEQNNSSDRMLTARLYGGDQETRIQQEIFLGMGGIRVLQALGINATVYHMNEGHSAFLGLEFIRKLMKEKGLTFRTAKEMANSSLVFTTHTPVPAGNDVFPLHMIDKYFSSYWESVGISRHEFLDLGMKINDNQNFNMTVLALTLAGRKNGVSELHGAVSRNIFNNVWPGVPEDEVPIGHITNGIHTLTWLSPSIKLLYDKYLDPDWQENLYKKEIWEKVNDIPDEELWKTHYVLKTKMISFVREKLKEQRIENGEPAESIKEVDNLLDPNALTIGFARRFATYKRANLIFRDLARIQKILNNPEMPVQIIFAGKAHPADGPAHEVIKNINDIARQEGFRGKVILVENYNMTLARNLVQGVDVWLNNPRRPLEASGTSGQKVCINGIVNFSILDGWWCEGYNGKNGWAIGDDTFYGNEYYQDNADSQSIYEILSQQIIPTFYNKDDKGIPVKWVNVMKESIKSLLYKYSTHRMVQDYTDKMYIPSIERVDKIVSANYEILKNLADWKLLMERNWSQVGIIAEKSMNQLKEQKSVSGDTISIGTAVNLGNIDPSSVKVELYYGYVGKNSIIENPEIEEMKLDGKLDSSTYRFSCNIKLVEGGEYGYTIRVVPHHSDLINKFDMGLIRWVVE, from the coding sequence ATGTATCTTTTAGGAAGAATAACAGTTACAGCAGTATTGCCGGAAAGATTGAAAAGATTAAAAGACATTGCTTACAACCTATGGTGGTCCTGGAATTCTGAAGCTATTGATTTATATAGGGAAATTGATCTTGCTCTTTGGGAAAGACTAGGGAAAAACCCTGTCAGATTCCTTCAGGAAGTCAGTCAGAAAAAACTTGAACAAGTACTTAACAACCCTGACTATCTCAGACGTTATGATGAAATCGTATTAAAATTTGATTCCTATATGAATAACACCAATACCTGGTTTAGCAAAACCTATCCTGGAAAACAGAATCATATAATAGCATATTTTTCTGCAGAATACGGCTTAAATGAAGTATTGCCAATCTATTCAGGAGGTCTGGGAGTTCTTTCAGGTGACCACTGCAAATCTGCAAGTGATTTAGGAATACCCTTTGTACCAATAGGGCTGTTTTATAAACAGGGGTATTTCAGTCAGCATATTAATCACGACGGATGGCAGGAAACCAGATTCACTAATCTGAATGTTTCACAGCTTCCTATTTTACCTGCATTGAATGCTAACGGCGACCAAATCTATATCAGTATGGAATTACCTGGAAGGCTTGTTTATGCAAAAGTTTGGCAGGTTAAGGTTGGGCGTGTAACTCTTTACCTTTTGGACACTGACGTGGAGCAGAATAATTCTTCTGACAGAATGCTCACTGCCAGACTGTATGGCGGTGACCAGGAAACAAGAATACAGCAGGAAATATTCCTCGGTATGGGCGGTATTAGAGTTTTGCAGGCATTGGGTATAAATGCAACCGTTTATCATATGAATGAAGGCCACTCTGCTTTTCTGGGACTGGAGTTCATAAGAAAACTGATGAAGGAAAAAGGATTGACATTCAGAACTGCAAAGGAAATGGCCAATTCATCATTAGTATTTACTACACATACACCCGTGCCTGCAGGCAACGATGTATTTCCACTCCATATGATTGATAAGTATTTCAGCAGTTACTGGGAGTCTGTAGGTATCAGCAGGCATGAGTTTTTAGACCTGGGAATGAAAATTAATGATAACCAGAATTTTAATATGACCGTACTGGCTCTTACACTTGCAGGCAGAAAGAATGGTGTAAGCGAATTACACGGTGCAGTTTCCCGCAATATATTCAATAACGTCTGGCCAGGAGTACCTGAAGATGAAGTCCCTATTGGGCATATAACAAACGGCATTCATACCCTTACATGGCTTTCCCCCAGTATTAAGCTTCTCTATGACAAATATCTTGACCCTGACTGGCAGGAAAACCTGTATAAAAAGGAAATATGGGAAAAGGTAAATGATATCCCGGATGAAGAGTTATGGAAAACACACTATGTTTTAAAGACAAAGATGATAAGTTTTGTACGTGAAAAGCTTAAAGAACAAAGAATAGAAAACGGTGAACCTGCGGAAAGCATAAAGGAAGTCGATAATTTATTGGATCCCAATGCTCTGACTATAGGTTTTGCAAGGAGATTTGCCACATATAAGCGTGCAAACCTTATATTCAGGGATCTTGCAAGGATTCAGAAAATTCTTAACAATCCAGAAATGCCTGTTCAGATTATTTTTGCCGGAAAAGCACATCCGGCTGACGGACCAGCACATGAGGTAATTAAAAATATTAACGATATTGCGAGACAGGAAGGATTCAGGGGCAAGGTTATTTTAGTGGAAAACTATAATATGACTCTTGCGCGCAACCTGGTACAGGGCGTGGATGTATGGCTCAATAATCCCAGACGTCCCCTTGAGGCCAGTGGTACCAGCGGTCAGAAGGTTTGTATAAATGGTATAGTCAACTTCAGCATACTTGATGGCTGGTGGTGTGAAGGCTATAACGGCAAAAACGGCTGGGCAATAGGAGATGATACATTTTATGGAAATGAATATTACCAGGATAATGCGGACAGTCAATCAATATATGAAATATTGAGCCAGCAAATAATACCTACATTTTACAACAAGGATGATAAAGGTATACCTGTAAAATGGGTAAATGTCATGAAAGAATCCATCAAATCACTGTTGTACAAGTACAGTACTCATAGAATGGTACAAGACTATACCGACAAAATGTATATACCTTCTATTGAAAGAGTAGACAAAATAGTATCGGCAAACTATGAAATACTGAAAAATCTTGCTGACTGGAAGCTTTTGATGGAAAGAAACTGGTCTCAGGTCGGAATCATTGCAGAAAAAAGCATGAATCAGCTTAAAGAGCAAAAATCAGTCTCGGGGGACACTATAAGCATAGGCACTGCAGTTAATCTTGGAAATATAGACCCATCAAGCGTAAAGGTGGAACTATACTACGGGTATGTAGGAAAAAACAGTATTATAGAAAATCCCGAAATAGAAGAAATGAAACTGGATGGCAAACTGGACTCATCAACTTACAGATTCTCATGCAATATAAAATTGGTTGAAGGTGGAGAATACGGCTATACTATCCGTGTAGTTCCTCACCATTCTGATTTGATCAATAAGTTTGATATGGGATTAATCCGCTGGGTTGTAGAGTAA
- a CDS encoding phosphodiester glycosidase family protein gives MLKAYGKFTDRLFRWKKPGWKAAAAFIVFQIFFACITLPLFVFFGPFDGVKSTVVGASYRTFKHQYIAELFLSKDKIKRILEEVNPHDPTEKGEDIKVLKFGVRNTDRIEVLNLRGIDYTGKLMIVYDPTRIKVGYSSQIPVSGETTSIIAKKNGAVAAVNAGGFKDGGWVGTGGTPIGFIMHGGKVLFNESGNEKARMDTIAFTEDGMLIVGKHSIEKLKEYGVREGVSFGPPLIVNGEPTITKGDGGWGIAPRTAIGQCENGEVLLLVIDGRSLKSLGATLRDMQDILLKYGAVNAANLDGGSSTTMFFNGRVINVPSDRLGERAVPTVFMVSPAEGSEHE, from the coding sequence ATGTTGAAAGCTTACGGAAAGTTTACAGACAGACTGTTCAGATGGAAAAAACCGGGTTGGAAAGCAGCTGCAGCATTCATTGTGTTTCAAATATTTTTTGCATGTATTACATTACCGCTGTTTGTGTTCTTTGGACCTTTCGACGGTGTAAAAAGCACTGTTGTGGGAGCATCCTACAGAACATTTAAGCACCAGTATATAGCGGAACTTTTCTTATCAAAAGACAAAATCAAAAGAATATTGGAAGAAGTAAACCCACACGATCCCACTGAAAAGGGAGAAGATATAAAAGTGCTGAAATTTGGGGTCCGCAACACCGATAGGATTGAGGTTCTTAATTTGAGAGGCATTGATTATACAGGGAAGCTAATGATTGTATATGATCCAACAAGAATAAAAGTAGGTTATTCTTCGCAGATACCTGTATCAGGTGAGACTACAAGTATAATTGCAAAAAAAAATGGTGCTGTCGCAGCCGTAAATGCAGGAGGGTTCAAAGACGGCGGATGGGTTGGAACCGGAGGAACTCCGATAGGCTTTATTATGCATGGAGGCAAGGTTTTGTTTAATGAATCCGGTAACGAGAAAGCTAGGATGGATACTATTGCATTTACTGAAGATGGCATGCTGATAGTTGGCAAACATTCAATAGAAAAACTTAAGGAGTATGGGGTTAGGGAAGGGGTTAGTTTTGGGCCTCCACTTATAGTTAATGGCGAGCCTACAATAACAAAAGGTGACGGAGGATGGGGAATAGCGCCAAGGACAGCTATAGGCCAATGTGAGAATGGTGAGGTTCTGCTGCTTGTTATTGATGGCAGGAGTTTAAAATCTCTGGGAGCTACGCTAAGGGATATGCAGGACATACTCCTGAAATATGGGGCAGTAAATGCAGCTAATCTTGATGGGGGTTCCTCGACAACTATGTTTTTTAACGGAAGGGTTATTAATGTTCCTTCCGACAGATTAGGCGAGCGGGCAGTTCCGACCGTATTCATGGTATCTCCGGCAGAGGGGAGTGAACATGAATGA
- a CDS encoding metal-sensitive transcriptional regulator, with product MEYYPEVIIMENGKSSEHYSDKQDILKRLRRIEGQVKGIQKMVEEDKYCVDILTQVAAVRAAINKVGGLVLEKHTKTCMKDALESRDQEKIIEEFVDTVQKFLKFVD from the coding sequence ATGGAGTATTATCCGGAGGTAATCATAATGGAGAATGGAAAATCAAGTGAACATTACAGTGATAAACAGGATATATTGAAAAGATTAAGAAGAATTGAAGGGCAGGTAAAGGGTATACAAAAAATGGTTGAAGAGGATAAATACTGTGTGGATATACTGACGCAGGTAGCTGCGGTAAGGGCTGCAATAAACAAGGTAGGCGGATTGGTGCTGGAGAAGCATACCAAGACATGTATGAAGGATGCGCTTGAATCCCGTGATCAGGAAAAGATCATTGAGGAGTTTGTAGATACTGTACAGAAGTTTTTAAAATTTGTCGATTGA
- the trxA gene encoding thioredoxin, with translation MASEKIIVLTKDNFEQEVLKSNEPVLVDFWAQWCGPCRAVSPIMDELANEYDGRAKVAKVNVDEQGELAEKFRVMSIPTVMLFKDGQMVEKIIGARSKNEFSGMINKNI, from the coding sequence ATGGCAAGTGAAAAGATAATTGTATTGACAAAGGATAATTTCGAACAGGAAGTGTTAAAGTCAAATGAACCTGTTCTGGTTGATTTTTGGGCACAATGGTGCGGACCCTGCAGAGCCGTAAGTCCCATAATGGATGAGTTGGCCAATGAGTATGACGGAAGAGCTAAGGTCGCGAAAGTAAATGTAGATGAGCAGGGTGAGCTTGCAGAAAAATTCAGAGTTATGAGTATTCCTACTGTAATGCTATTTAAGGATGGACAGATGGTTGAGAAAATAATAGGTGCCAGATCAAAGAACGAATTTTCGGGTATGATAAACAAGAATATTTAG
- a CDS encoding DivIVA domain-containing protein, whose translation MAGEKRFRNSFFGFKKSDVNAYIEKILKEFDDKLKEKDDEITALKNQNREAKLKFEDLSKKADQINEDRAKIADVLIKAQEKAELIIEDARLQAIDEKKKLEQMVEEEKEKLVDLKQELKLLKSEVINTLKKYEGQLTEMIDTESAS comes from the coding sequence ATGGCAGGGGAAAAGCGTTTCAGGAACTCATTTTTTGGTTTTAAGAAATCTGATGTTAATGCATACATCGAAAAGATTCTAAAAGAATTTGACGACAAGCTGAAAGAGAAAGATGATGAAATTACTGCCTTAAAGAATCAGAACAGAGAAGCAAAGCTCAAATTTGAGGATTTGTCAAAGAAGGCTGATCAGATAAATGAAGATAGGGCAAAAATTGCAGATGTTCTTATTAAAGCCCAGGAAAAGGCAGAACTGATTATAGAAGATGCCAGGCTGCAGGCTATAGATGAGAAAAAGAAGCTTGAACAAATGGTAGAAGAAGAAAAGGAAAAACTGGTTGATTTGAAGCAGGAGCTAAAGCTGCTTAAATCCGAAGTTATAAACACTCTTAAAAAGTACGAAGGTCAACTGACTGAAATGATCGATACGGAGTCGGCGAGCTGA
- a CDS encoding Lrp/AsnC family transcriptional regulator, whose product MEEILEVLEKNSRLSEEQIAVMLNKTVEEVRAAIKKLEEDNIILGYNTMVNWERTSKETVTALIEVKVTPQRGEGFDKVAERIYRFPEVNACYLMSGGFDLTVIVEGKTMKEVALFVAEKLAPLESVLSTATHFVLKKYKDKGTIFEEKRKDEREAIFL is encoded by the coding sequence ATGGAAGAAATTTTAGAAGTCTTGGAGAAAAACAGCAGGCTCAGTGAGGAGCAAATTGCAGTAATGCTTAACAAAACTGTGGAGGAAGTACGAGCGGCTATAAAAAAACTTGAAGAAGACAATATAATTTTAGGATACAATACCATGGTTAACTGGGAGAGAACCAGCAAAGAAACAGTTACTGCTTTGATAGAGGTAAAGGTTACTCCGCAGAGGGGTGAAGGGTTTGATAAGGTAGCAGAAAGGATTTATAGATTTCCTGAAGTGAATGCATGCTATCTTATGTCAGGAGGATTTGACCTCACTGTGATTGTGGAAGGCAAGACTATGAAGGAGGTAGCTCTTTTTGTAGCAGAAAAGCTGGCACCACTTGAATCTGTTCTCAGTACTGCGACACATTTTGTTTTGAAAAAATATAAGGATAAGGGTACTATATTTGAGGAAAAAAGAAAGGATGAGAGGGAGGCGATATTTTTATGA
- a CDS encoding aminotransferase class I/II-fold pyridoxal phosphate-dependent enzyme, which produces MRIADMILPSVRNTPPSGIRKYFDLINEMKDVISLGVGEPDFITPWNIREAGIYSLERGHTQYSSNAGFIELRQEIGLYQKRKYGLEYGWKDQILVTVGGSESIDIALRALVGPGDEVVIPEPSFVAYKGCVSFIGATPVTINLTAEDQFRLTPELLEKALTDKTKVVIIPFPNNPTGGIMNKEDLDKIVSILKDKNVIVISDEIYSELTYEGKHVSIASYPEMKDKTLVINGFSKAFAMTGWRLGYACGHPDLIEAMKKIHQYAIMCAPTTAQDAAIEALRNSDKDVKMMVQEYNRRRRVMVDGFRKAGLDCFEPLGAFYVFPCIKSTGMKSDDFCEGLLMEEKVLVVPGTAFGDCGEGYVRACYASSFDNIVEAMKRIKNFAERNRG; this is translated from the coding sequence ATGAGAATAGCTGATATGATTTTACCTAGTGTAAGAAATACTCCTCCATCAGGGATAAGAAAATACTTTGACCTAATAAATGAAATGAAGGATGTTATTTCCCTAGGGGTTGGGGAGCCGGATTTTATTACTCCATGGAATATCAGGGAAGCAGGCATTTATTCTTTGGAAAGAGGTCATACCCAGTATTCTTCGAATGCAGGATTCATAGAATTGAGACAGGAGATCGGCCTTTATCAAAAGAGAAAGTATGGTCTTGAGTATGGTTGGAAAGATCAGATTCTTGTTACGGTTGGGGGAAGCGAATCGATAGATATTGCTTTAAGGGCATTAGTTGGTCCGGGGGATGAAGTTGTTATCCCGGAACCAAGTTTTGTAGCATATAAGGGATGTGTTTCCTTTATCGGCGCAACGCCTGTAACTATAAACTTAACGGCTGAAGACCAATTCAGACTCACACCGGAATTGTTGGAAAAGGCTCTGACTGACAAGACAAAGGTTGTAATTATACCTTTTCCAAACAATCCTACAGGCGGTATTATGAATAAGGAAGATCTTGATAAGATTGTCAGTATATTAAAAGACAAAAATGTTATAGTTATTTCCGACGAGATATACTCCGAGCTGACATATGAAGGCAAGCATGTTTCAATAGCGAGTTATCCTGAGATGAAGGATAAAACGCTTGTAATCAACGGATTTTCGAAGGCATTTGCAATGACTGGCTGGAGACTTGGCTATGCATGCGGACATCCGGATCTTATAGAAGCTATGAAAAAGATTCACCAATACGCAATAATGTGTGCACCCACAACAGCTCAGGATGCTGCTATAGAAGCACTAAGAAACAGTGATAAGGATGTAAAAATGATGGTTCAGGAATATAACAGAAGAAGAAGAGTCATGGTTGATGGGTTTAGAAAAGCCGGATTGGACTGTTTCGAGCCACTGGGTGCTTTTTATGTTTTCCCCTGTATAAAATCAACAGGAATGAAATCTGATGATTTCTGTGAAGGACTTTTAATGGAGGAGAAGGTGTTGGTGGTTCCGGGAACAGCTTTTGGAGATTGTGGAGAGGGATATGTGAGAGCTTGCTATGCATCTTCCTTTGATAATATAGTGGAGGCTATGAAGCGTATAAAGAATTTTGCGGAGAGGAACAGGGGATAA
- a CDS encoding Cof-type HAD-IIB family hydrolase: MYKLIAIDLDGTLLNSNKQISQKNITYIKYAIDRGIKVIICSGRIFAGARIFAKQMSIAEPLIACNGAIIKDMNSEEVLYYNSMNIGDCLNVIDMCHAENVYFHIYIGDTMYTEKLEFSSLFYWNKNKELSEDEKVDIKLVGNIERIVENCKAPVSKFVVISEDLKQLKRIREKVCTLDTIEVVSSNYNNFEVMNNGVNKANALKFLAGKMGIKREEIVAIGDNENDYSMIEYAGFGVAMENAEEKIKSIADFITLSNDQDGVAHIIKKIVL, from the coding sequence ATGTACAAACTTATTGCTATTGATCTGGATGGGACACTACTAAATTCTAATAAACAGATATCGCAAAAGAATATAACCTATATAAAATATGCAATTGACAGGGGAATAAAAGTAATAATATGTTCCGGACGGATTTTTGCAGGTGCAAGGATTTTTGCCAAACAAATGTCTATAGCAGAACCTCTTATTGCTTGCAACGGAGCAATAATTAAAGATATGAATTCAGAGGAAGTTCTTTATTATAACTCCATGAATATAGGCGATTGCCTCAATGTAATAGATATGTGCCATGCTGAAAATGTGTATTTTCATATTTATATCGGTGACACAATGTACACGGAAAAACTGGAGTTCTCATCCTTGTTTTACTGGAATAAAAATAAAGAACTTTCTGAGGATGAAAAAGTAGACATAAAGTTGGTGGGCAATATAGAAAGGATTGTAGAAAACTGTAAAGCACCGGTTTCAAAGTTTGTCGTTATATCTGAAGACCTAAAACAGTTAAAGCGGATTAGAGAAAAGGTATGTACTCTTGACACCATTGAAGTAGTGAGTTCAAATTACAATAATTTTGAAGTTATGAACAATGGGGTAAACAAAGCAAATGCGCTAAAATTTCTAGCCGGAAAGATGGGAATAAAAAGGGAAGAAATAGTAGCTATCGGAGACAATGAAAATGATTATTCAATGATAGAGTACGCGGGATTTGGAGTAGCTATGGAAAATGCGGAAGAAAAAATAAAAAGTATTGCTGATTTTATTACACTGTCTAATGACCAGGATGGAGTAGCTCATATAATAAAAAAGATCGTATTATGA
- a CDS encoding aspartyl-phosphate phosphatase Spo0E family protein, which produces MSKLEFLREKLYKVIEKGSCEDILKASQELDRLILFYMKQGKKIKRVPA; this is translated from the coding sequence GTGAGCAAGTTGGAATTTCTTAGAGAAAAATTATACAAAGTAATTGAGAAAGGCAGCTGTGAGGATATACTTAAAGCAAGTCAGGAACTTGACAGATTAATACTTTTTTATATGAAACAAGGCAAGAAGATAAAAAGAGTGCCTGCCTAG
- a CDS encoding helix-turn-helix domain-containing protein, with amino-acid sequence MTFSTVLKQLREERQLSQKIIAEFLGITRQAIASYELGKREPDYDILRKLADYFGVSVDYLLGRSICKDVNAVTVGSNIILIKGGLTYKELSEAISRKTGTLIYHDLLESYAKGEKMPFIGTIKILARYAGVRESFFYTYNTEETLEEEKTLYTREMQLLDSDEVMQHLALFDRDLLQWMVNQDNMNFIELAKEMQEKGVKIDTLKSLITDLACDKALSE; translated from the coding sequence GTGACTTTTTCAACGGTACTAAAGCAGTTAAGAGAAGAGAGACAACTGTCCCAGAAAATTATAGCAGAATTTTTAGGAATTACACGGCAAGCTATTGCGTCATATGAGCTTGGTAAAAGGGAACCGGATTATGATATATTAAGAAAACTTGCCGATTATTTCGGAGTATCTGTAGATTATTTGCTGGGAAGATCCATATGCAAAGATGTTAATGCTGTGACAGTAGGCAGCAATATTATTCTGATAAAAGGTGGATTAACCTATAAGGAATTATCTGAAGCTATCAGCAGAAAAACCGGTACTTTAATCTACCATGACCTGCTTGAAAGTTACGCAAAAGGTGAAAAAATGCCATTTATTGGCACAATTAAGATTTTGGCCAGATACGCTGGCGTCCGTGAATCCTTTTTTTATACATATAATACGGAAGAAACACTGGAGGAAGAAAAAACACTTTATACGAGAGAAATGCAGTTGCTGGATTCAGATGAAGTAATGCAGCATCTGGCACTATTTGACAGAGATTTACTTCAGTGGATGGTTAACCAGGACAATATGAATTTTATTGAGCTGGCAAAAGAAATGCAGGAAAAGGGTGTGAAAATTGATACGTTGAAATCCCTTATTACAGATTTAGCGTGTGATAAGGCATTAAGTGAGTAA
- a CDS encoding carbohydrate kinase family protein has protein sequence MKKVVILGGTTYDSIVHLKNLPEQKPQTIHYASFNETLGSTGAGKALNLAKLNVPTVLHSIIGNDIYGEKIVKSLTSNGVNFIYDIDANGTERHINIMDEEGNRISIFVTNSSDSPSLDLDRLESIIRDCDIIVLNIISYTKKLINLCKKYNKPIWTDLHDYDGKNSYHEDYINVSDYIFMSSDNMSDYKSVMKDLYSKGKKLIVCTHGKKGATCLAESGDWIQTDIIDKYRYKDANGAGDSFFSGFLYGYLQNKSIEECLRFATICAGLCITSEELAYKDLSEEILNKEYFDCYIKNR, from the coding sequence ATGAAAAAAGTTGTTATACTGGGAGGAACAACTTATGACTCCATCGTTCACCTAAAGAATCTACCTGAACAAAAGCCACAAACAATACACTATGCATCCTTTAATGAAACATTAGGATCAACCGGAGCGGGAAAAGCCCTTAATCTTGCCAAACTCAATGTACCTACTGTATTGCATTCAATTATAGGCAATGATATATATGGTGAAAAAATTGTAAAAAGCCTTACCTCAAATGGAGTAAATTTTATATACGATATAGACGCAAATGGAACTGAGAGACATATCAATATTATGGATGAAGAAGGTAACAGAATATCCATTTTTGTTACAAACTCTTCCGATAGCCCCTCTCTGGATTTGGACAGACTTGAAAGTATTATTCGTGACTGCGATATTATTGTACTAAATATAATCAGCTATACAAAAAAACTAATAAATCTTTGCAAAAAATACAACAAACCTATTTGGACGGATTTACATGATTATGACGGTAAAAACAGTTATCATGAAGATTATATCAACGTTTCAGACTATATATTCATGAGCTCTGACAATATGTCGGATTACAAGTCTGTTATGAAAGATCTGTATTCTAAAGGAAAAAAGCTCATAGTATGTACACACGGTAAAAAGGGTGCAACATGCCTTGCAGAAAGCGGTGACTGGATACAGACAGATATTATTGACAAATATAGGTACAAGGATGCAAATGGAGCTGGAGACAGTTTTTTCTCAGGATTTCTATATGGATATTTACAGAATAAATCTATAGAAGAATGTCTAAGATTTGCTACTATATGTGCCGGATTGTGTATAACTTCAGAAGAACTTGCATATAAAGATTTGAGTGAAGAAATATTGAACAAAGAGTATTTTGATTGTTACATAAAAAACAGATAG
- a CDS encoding metalloregulator ArsR/SmtB family transcription factor, translated as MKSNIKILVSPPMEFLYSLFALGTDKSFFEMVRNFNLEPNEAIVGTLNNMRKTLSRYIQQELKYFYDLGGLGYILYKFIVANPELNKVYEILEKLKEENADDLVLKIIQSVCKNTLPKEDSEEYLALKGNRENLLKLLDNTKFQDDRRKDRVIEAVENPEEIKLRFYLLLSQFYECSFKPVEGEIIKLLDNQKEKYEKIFKEETNDFLEQYIGIESLKDDGDIIIHISFFKYVSCHSYSSYSPAFADWFVLGIYSDLLFDDYIISEKLANFFKVLSDVNRIEILRLLSERSWFGQELAEKLNISPPTVSYHIGFLQQMGLVNFERADNRFYYSLNEAKLTKPLEEFKRLLGKR; from the coding sequence ATGAAAAGCAATATAAAAATATTGGTAAGTCCCCCCATGGAATTTTTGTATTCTCTTTTTGCTTTAGGAACAGATAAAAGTTTTTTTGAAATGGTCCGGAATTTTAACCTCGAACCAAACGAAGCTATTGTCGGTACACTAAATAACATGAGAAAAACTCTTTCACGCTATATACAGCAGGAATTGAAATACTTCTATGATTTGGGCGGACTGGGATATATACTTTATAAGTTCATAGTAGCAAATCCTGAGTTGAACAAGGTATATGAGATTTTGGAAAAGCTTAAGGAAGAAAATGCAGATGACCTGGTACTTAAAATTATTCAGAGTGTCTGTAAAAACACCCTTCCTAAGGAAGACTCTGAGGAGTATTTGGCATTAAAGGGGAACAGGGAAAATCTCCTTAAGTTACTGGACAATACCAAGTTTCAGGATGACCGGAGGAAGGATAGGGTAATCGAAGCTGTAGAAAATCCTGAAGAAATAAAACTACGTTTTTACCTTCTTTTATCCCAGTTTTATGAATGTAGTTTTAAACCTGTCGAAGGAGAGATTATAAAGCTGCTTGATAATCAGAAAGAGAAGTATGAAAAAATATTTAAAGAAGAGACAAATGATTTTTTGGAACAATACATAGGGATAGAATCCCTTAAGGATGACGGGGACATAATTATTCATATAAGCTTCTTCAAATACGTCAGCTGCCACAGCTATTCATCATATAGCCCTGCATTTGCGGATTGGTTTGTACTAGGCATATATTCGGATTTGCTGTTTGATGACTATATAATATCAGAAAAACTGGCTAATTTCTTTAAAGTGCTGTCTGATGTAAACAGAATAGAAATACTTAGGCTTTTGTCTGAACGCTCATGGTTTGGACAGGAACTGGCAGAGAAACTTAATATTTCTCCTCCTACGGTGTCCTATCATATTGGATTCTTGCAGCAAATGGGGCTTGTAAACTTCGAAAGAGCAGATAACAGGTTTTACTATTCACTTAACGAGGCAAAGTTAACAAAACCTCTCGAAGAGTTTAAAAGACTATTGGGTAAGAGATAG
- a CDS encoding P-II family nitrogen regulator translates to MKKIEAIIRPGKLEEIKEALNKFNIHGLTISQVMGCGLQKGRKEFYRGTEVTLNLLPKIKIEIVAKEHQVEDILRLVSQEAKTGEVGDGKIFIYNVEDVVRIRTGERGEGAV, encoded by the coding sequence ATGAAAAAGATTGAAGCTATTATCAGACCGGGTAAGCTGGAAGAAATCAAGGAAGCTCTCAACAAATTCAATATTCATGGTCTTACCATAAGCCAGGTTATGGGATGTGGCTTGCAGAAAGGAAGAAAAGAGTTTTACAGAGGCACGGAAGTTACCCTGAATCTTCTTCCCAAAATTAAGATTGAAATTGTGGCAAAAGAGCATCAGGTAGAAGATATCCTCAGGCTTGTTTCCCAGGAAGCTAAAACCGGTGAGGTGGGAGATGGGAAAATATTTATATATAATGTTGAAGATGTAGTCAGGATAAGGACCGGTGAAAGAGGCGAAGGCGCAGTATAA